Proteins co-encoded in one Marinomonas sp. IMCC 4694 genomic window:
- a CDS encoding TRAP transporter small permease, whose product MSSLMDSSSSKQTPVKTFLDVLAYLATALSGVFMVVLVASFGWLVFGRYVLNDTPTWVEQMALLLVTNITFLAAAVGIHERTHLSVDMLSLCVSKRVSQIVDIIIDMSLFTFGFAMAIYGHELVDFAWFRKIPLLGVSDGIRYFPVVASGVLICLFSGHRIVTSTKALFVEASIRNPSAADPLSSNVKGDQ is encoded by the coding sequence ATGAGTAGCCTGATGGATTCTTCCTCTTCAAAACAGACTCCTGTGAAGACTTTTCTGGATGTGTTGGCGTATTTAGCCACGGCGTTATCCGGCGTTTTTATGGTTGTGCTGGTGGCCAGTTTTGGTTGGTTAGTATTTGGTCGTTATGTGTTAAACGATACGCCAACTTGGGTTGAGCAAATGGCCTTGCTTTTAGTGACCAATATTACTTTTTTGGCGGCGGCGGTGGGCATTCATGAGCGCACCCATTTAAGTGTGGATATGCTGTCGCTGTGTGTTTCAAAACGCGTCAGCCAAATCGTCGATATTATTATTGATATGTCGTTGTTTACCTTTGGTTTTGCGATGGCGATCTACGGCCATGAGCTTGTTGATTTTGCTTGGTTTAGAAAAATACCTCTCCTGGGCGTTAGTGATGGCATTCGCTATTTTCCTGTAGTGGCGTCTGGAGTCTTAATTTGTCTATTTTCTGGACATCGTATTGTCACCAGCACGAAAGCGTTGTTTGTTGAGGCTTCTATAAGGAATCCATCCGCCGCTGATCCATTATCTTCTAATGTAAAGGGAGACCAGTGA
- a CDS encoding TRAP transporter substrate-binding protein, translating into MTFPTKKLGVALAMATAFSTMAFSSMAQADWKGWNIHNTDYPVTVAMESFIKDANKATEGRVSGRVYNGAVLGSQSDAIQMLQVGGIQFAGFNLGPMGDAVPEVNVVSLPFIFKNLDHMHRVMDGPVGDQLSDAMAKQGIMSLAWYDGGARSFYNTSKPIKTPADMKGEKFRVMNNELYVGMVEALGGNATPMAYSEVYQSLKTGVVDGAENNWPSYDSSNHFEVASYYSLTEHLILPECLCVNVKTWNGLSSNDQAAVKKAARDSSVLQRKLWAERDTESRKKVLAAGVQFNEIKDKSAFQDAMKPVYAKAVKDNPSLKTFIEQIQKTQ; encoded by the coding sequence ATGACATTCCCTACTAAAAAATTGGGCGTTGCCCTCGCAATGGCGACGGCGTTTTCTACTATGGCGTTTTCTTCTATGGCTCAGGCCGATTGGAAGGGCTGGAACATTCATAATACGGATTACCCTGTTACGGTTGCTATGGAGTCTTTTATTAAAGACGCGAACAAAGCAACAGAAGGTCGTGTGAGCGGACGTGTCTACAATGGTGCTGTTTTAGGTAGCCAATCGGATGCCATTCAAATGTTGCAAGTGGGCGGTATTCAGTTTGCTGGTTTTAATTTAGGGCCAATGGGGGATGCCGTGCCTGAAGTGAATGTGGTTTCTTTGCCGTTTATCTTCAAAAACCTTGATCATATGCACCGTGTTATGGATGGCCCTGTGGGCGATCAGCTGAGTGATGCGATGGCGAAACAAGGCATTATGTCATTGGCTTGGTATGACGGTGGCGCCCGTTCTTTTTACAATACGTCTAAACCGATCAAAACCCCAGCCGACATGAAGGGTGAAAAGTTCCGTGTAATGAACAATGAGCTGTATGTAGGCATGGTAGAGGCGCTGGGCGGCAATGCAACGCCAATGGCTTACTCAGAAGTGTACCAGTCTCTCAAAACCGGCGTGGTGGATGGCGCGGAAAATAACTGGCCTTCCTACGATTCCAGTAATCACTTTGAAGTGGCGAGTTATTACTCGTTAACAGAGCATTTGATTTTGCCAGAGTGTTTGTGTGTGAACGTGAAAACATGGAATGGTTTATCGTCAAATGATCAGGCGGCGGTGAAAAAAGCAGCTCGTGACAGTTCCGTGTTACAGCGTAAGTTGTGGGCTGAGCGTGATACCGAGAGCCGTAAAAAAGTATTAGCGGCAGGCGTACAGTTTAATGAAATTAAAGACAAATCTGCATTTCAAGATGCCATGAAACCGGTCTACGCGAAAGCGGTTAAAGACAACCCTTCACTGAAAACCTTTATCGAACAAATCCAAAAGACTCAATAA
- a CDS encoding FadR/GntR family transcriptional regulator: protein MMPPHKKTRTSLPQQTAVKLRDRIYGERMTQGDKLPTEPKLMAELGVSRTVLREAIATLKAEGLVEAKQGVGVFIAEPKKELPFLLKQSTQTLTDTIESLELRAAVELEAVALAVVRCSLAQEADIYRCFDAYEKKVNNGESAEQEDFEFHLSIARATNNQHFVDFLEVLGRRTIPRARLREEAGLPRDPDIDKSLNNEHKAILDAIVAHDVKAAQQAVRDHLQNGCERYRKLMREIERSKS from the coding sequence ATGATGCCACCACATAAAAAAACCCGAACCAGCCTACCGCAGCAAACGGCCGTCAAACTTCGTGATCGAATTTACGGGGAAAGGATGACCCAGGGCGACAAACTGCCCACAGAACCGAAACTGATGGCCGAGCTTGGCGTCAGTCGCACGGTGTTGCGAGAAGCTATCGCCACCCTTAAAGCAGAAGGCTTAGTGGAGGCCAAACAAGGTGTGGGCGTTTTCATTGCAGAGCCCAAAAAAGAGTTGCCGTTCCTTTTAAAACAAAGCACTCAAACACTGACCGACACCATAGAATCCTTGGAATTAAGGGCCGCAGTAGAGCTTGAAGCCGTTGCACTGGCGGTCGTTCGCTGTTCTCTCGCACAAGAAGCCGATATTTATCGCTGTTTTGACGCCTACGAGAAAAAGGTCAATAACGGCGAGAGCGCAGAACAAGAAGACTTTGAATTCCACTTGTCCATTGCCAGAGCGACCAATAACCAGCACTTCGTTGATTTTTTGGAAGTACTAGGTAGACGTACGATTCCGCGCGCACGCCTAAGAGAAGAAGCCGGGCTACCACGAGACCCAGACATCGACAAATCGCTCAACAACGAACACAAAGCCATTCTTGATGCCATCGTTGCACACGATGTAAAAGCCGCCCAACAAGCCGTTCGAGACCACTTGCAAAATGGCTGCGAACGTTATCGTAAACTCATGCGCGAAATAGAACGCAGCAAGTCATAG
- a CDS encoding 5-dehydro-4-deoxyglucarate dehydratase gives MALSTAKIRSALSDGLLSFPITDFNDNGEFQADTYRQRIEWFVEHDVSSVFVAGGTGEFFSLGLEEYKAICRIAVETVAGRVPVIASAGRSVIEAKEFVKAAEEAGCDGILLMPPFLTECPEEGIVEYATRIMQSSPIQFIYYNRGNGILGAESVKQLAAQNSNLIALKDGVGNMAALNDIVKTVGDRLVYIGGVPTAEIFAEAYLSIGVNTYSSAVFNFMPDMANRFYKALRAGEKDTVTAIIKDFFIPFCRLRDEKKGYAVSLIKSGATAIGRSAGNVRAPLTMPTAEQENRLKALINANK, from the coding sequence ATGGCGCTTTCTACAGCTAAAATCCGTTCTGCATTGAGTGACGGTTTGCTTTCATTTCCGATCACCGATTTTAATGATAATGGCGAGTTCCAAGCCGACACTTATAGACAGCGCATCGAGTGGTTTGTTGAGCACGACGTATCGTCTGTTTTTGTCGCAGGCGGAACGGGCGAGTTCTTTTCTCTGGGTCTTGAGGAGTACAAAGCCATTTGCCGTATTGCCGTTGAGACAGTGGCAGGTCGGGTGCCTGTTATCGCCAGTGCAGGTCGCAGCGTCATAGAGGCAAAAGAATTTGTTAAAGCCGCAGAAGAGGCAGGCTGTGATGGTATTTTGCTCATGCCACCCTTTCTTACTGAATGCCCTGAAGAGGGGATTGTGGAATACGCGACACGCATCATGCAAAGCAGTCCGATTCAATTTATTTATTATAATCGTGGCAATGGCATCTTGGGTGCTGAAAGTGTGAAGCAGCTTGCGGCGCAAAACTCAAACCTAATTGCGCTTAAAGATGGCGTTGGGAACATGGCAGCCTTAAATGATATTGTCAAAACCGTCGGTGACCGTTTGGTATATATTGGTGGCGTTCCTACGGCCGAGATCTTTGCTGAGGCTTACCTTTCCATCGGAGTGAACACTTACTCTTCAGCGGTTTTTAACTTTATGCCAGACATGGCGAACCGTTTTTACAAGGCTTTACGAGCAGGTGAAAAAGACACAGTGACAGCGATTATTAAAGACTTCTTTATCCCATTTTGTCGACTACGAGATGAGAAAAAAGGCTACGCAGTGAGTTTGATCAAGTCGGGTGCAACGGCCATTGGTCGCTCAGCTGGAAATGTTAGAGCGCCCTTGACCATGCCTACAGCGGAGCAAGAAAATCGACTGAAAGCCTTAATTAACGCCAATAAATAG
- a CDS encoding TRAP transporter large permease, giving the protein MGLAILLGLFALLTFIGVPVAFALGMAAISAFWFEGIPLMIGFQRIVAGTSTFSLLAIPFFIFAGELMLHGGIAARLIRLASSAVGWMRGGLGQVNVFSSMLFGGISGSAVADVSALGSLLIPVMKEKGYDPDYAVNVTVTSSIAGIMIPPSHNMILYVVAAGGGMSVASLFMAGVVPGILMCFLLGVVARWIAIRKNFPTEEFAGFKVVFFAFLASFPGLITAIIVVGGALSGVFTVTESGAIGALYAIFITGVVYRSLSLKDFWVAVVRSVKTTGMVMILVGCASAFGYMLALYEVPKVLAVALTSISDNPIVILLMMNLILLVLGMIMDMAALILICTPIFLPVALGLGMDPIHFGVMLMMNLGLGLCTPPVGGCLFVGCAIGGVSIQKAVKTIWPFYLAILTALMLVTFVPSVSMALPNWING; this is encoded by the coding sequence ATGGGCTTAGCTATTTTACTTGGGCTGTTTGCTCTATTGACGTTTATTGGCGTTCCTGTGGCCTTTGCTTTAGGCATGGCGGCGATTTCGGCATTTTGGTTCGAAGGCATTCCTTTGATGATTGGCTTCCAACGGATTGTGGCAGGTACATCGACGTTTTCTTTATTGGCGATTCCCTTCTTTATTTTTGCCGGCGAGTTAATGTTACACGGCGGGATCGCAGCGCGTTTGATTCGTCTTGCCTCTTCGGCTGTAGGTTGGATGCGTGGTGGTTTGGGTCAGGTTAACGTGTTTTCTAGCATGCTGTTTGGCGGTATCTCTGGTTCTGCGGTGGCTGATGTATCGGCGCTGGGTTCGTTGTTGATCCCTGTTATGAAAGAAAAAGGTTACGACCCTGATTACGCTGTGAATGTGACGGTGACGTCGTCTATTGCCGGTATCATGATCCCACCAAGCCATAACATGATTCTTTATGTGGTTGCAGCGGGCGGCGGCATGTCGGTCGCCAGTTTGTTCATGGCTGGCGTTGTGCCGGGTATTCTGATGTGTTTTTTGTTGGGTGTTGTTGCTCGATGGATTGCCATTCGAAAGAACTTTCCTACTGAAGAGTTTGCGGGTTTTAAAGTGGTGTTTTTCGCCTTTTTGGCGTCATTCCCTGGCTTGATCACCGCGATTATCGTAGTGGGTGGGGCGTTATCAGGCGTCTTTACGGTAACGGAATCGGGAGCGATTGGTGCCTTATACGCGATTTTTATCACGGGTGTCGTTTATCGATCATTGAGTTTAAAAGACTTTTGGGTTGCCGTGGTTCGCTCAGTTAAAACGACTGGAATGGTGATGATACTGGTGGGCTGTGCCTCTGCATTTGGCTACATGCTTGCCTTATATGAAGTGCCAAAAGTATTGGCTGTGGCACTGACTTCTATTTCAGACAATCCCATTGTTATCTTGTTAATGATGAACCTGATTTTATTGGTTCTGGGCATGATCATGGACATGGCGGCGTTGATTTTGATTTGTACGCCTATTTTCCTTCCGGTTGCGCTTGGTTTGGGTATGGATCCGATTCATTTTGGTGTGATGCTGATGATGAACTTAGGGCTGGGCTTGTGCACACCGCCTGTGGGTGGGTGTTTGTTTGTCGGTTGTGCTATTGGCGGTGTCTCCATTCAAAAAGCGGTGAAAACCATTTGGCCTTTTTACTTGGCTATTTTAACCGCGTTGATGTTAGTGACATTTGTGCCATCGGTGTCTATGGCGCTCCCGAATTGGATTAATGGGTAA
- a CDS encoding ABC transporter substrate-binding protein — protein sequence MKKLFQSSTILMAAACALAPAVANASDNPIRGNIRVVIGSKSTGGDTYQASAIIAEALAKKIDTNVKVDAVGFSAGYQALARVPTGNTLMIFHDQAYLGNLYGQKGYEDPFKEWIIGPSFATNPGNGYLVPKNSPYKNMDEILNAAGNGKTIRVAIQPGGVSEIGFTAMKNAVRLAYPGQEDNVVALNTGSQSDKNQALFDGLADVINGSVQANEQYTRLPADDQKAMNFVWLTAKASTIGGANPKGMGETSREQLMQFASGLGVNVPMDAESSFTFDKEFFFLYNKRMSPEVIKFLDNALAEVFADGKVQETLKKSFFIPNFRTSAEAQKHFKAKRDSYAKIIDNLHK from the coding sequence ATGAAAAAATTGTTTCAGAGCTCGACAATTCTAATGGCAGCAGCGTGTGCATTGGCTCCAGCGGTAGCAAATGCGTCAGATAATCCTATTAGAGGAAATATCCGTGTTGTTATCGGTTCTAAGTCTACGGGTGGCGATACTTATCAGGCGTCTGCGATCATTGCAGAAGCCTTGGCTAAGAAAATCGACACTAACGTTAAAGTGGATGCGGTAGGCTTTTCCGCAGGTTATCAAGCGTTAGCTCGTGTTCCAACGGGTAATACCTTGATGATTTTCCATGATCAGGCTTATTTAGGAAATCTATATGGACAAAAAGGCTATGAAGATCCCTTCAAAGAATGGATTATTGGGCCTTCTTTTGCGACAAATCCAGGGAATGGTTACCTTGTTCCAAAAAACTCTCCATACAAAAATATGGATGAAATCCTAAACGCGGCAGGTAATGGCAAGACCATTCGTGTTGCGATTCAGCCCGGCGGCGTCTCTGAAATCGGCTTTACGGCCATGAAAAACGCAGTGCGTCTTGCGTATCCGGGTCAAGAGGACAACGTAGTCGCATTGAATACCGGATCACAATCTGACAAAAACCAAGCCTTATTTGATGGGCTTGCAGATGTGATTAATGGCAGCGTGCAGGCGAATGAACAATACACTCGTCTACCCGCTGATGATCAAAAAGCGATGAACTTTGTTTGGCTGACAGCAAAAGCCTCCACCATTGGTGGTGCTAACCCTAAAGGAATGGGTGAAACGTCACGCGAGCAACTCATGCAGTTTGCATCTGGGCTTGGCGTTAATGTCCCCATGGACGCAGAAAGCAGTTTTACGTTTGATAAGGAGTTTTTCTTCTTATATAACAAGCGCATGTCTCCAGAAGTAATTAAGTTTTTAGACAATGCCCTAGCGGAAGTTTTTGCAGACGGCAAAGTGCAGGAAACGCTGAAAAAATCGTTCTTTATTCCTAACTTCCGCACATCGGCTGAAGCGCAAAAGCATTTTAAAGCTAAGCGTGATAGTTATGCGAAAATTATAGACAACCTACATAAATAA
- a CDS encoding IS5 family transposase, translating into MMNQLSFADTEFTSKRRKTRKELFLGRMDELIPWQQLEAQIEPFYPKAGNGRRPYPLSTMLRIHFMQNWYNMGDPAMEDALYEITSIRLFAGLSLEGAIPDHTTIMNFRHLLEKHKLGRKLFKEVHKWLSDSGIYFKEGTIVDATIIEAASSTKNKAKSRDPEMHQTKKGNQWFFGLKAHIGVDAKRGLVHSFTTTSANEHDLNQITELMHGDETFVSADSGYRGVEKREETKDKTLEWLIAEMPSKVREWKKHPRINKIPINTEYIKASIRAKVEHPFRILKCQFGFRKVVYKGLSKNDNKLAVLFALGNILRVDQMIRSARG; encoded by the coding sequence ATCATGAACCAGCTTTCCTTCGCCGACACCGAATTTACCAGCAAACGCCGCAAGACTCGCAAAGAACTCTTTCTTGGACGAATGGATGAATTGATTCCTTGGCAGCAGCTTGAAGCCCAAATTGAACCCTTCTATCCAAAAGCAGGTAACGGACGTCGCCCATATCCTTTGTCTACCATGTTGCGCATTCACTTTATGCAGAACTGGTACAACATGGGAGACCCTGCAATGGAAGACGCTCTTTATGAAATTACCTCTATACGGCTTTTTGCTGGATTATCCTTAGAAGGTGCGATACCTGATCACACAACTATTATGAATTTCAGGCACTTACTGGAAAAGCATAAGCTTGGACGAAAACTATTTAAAGAAGTCCATAAATGGCTATCAGACTCAGGTATTTACTTCAAAGAAGGTACCATCGTTGACGCGACTATTATTGAAGCCGCTAGCTCGACCAAAAATAAAGCCAAATCACGTGATCCAGAAATGCACCAAACTAAGAAGGGAAACCAATGGTTCTTCGGATTAAAAGCACATATTGGAGTCGATGCTAAACGTGGCTTGGTGCATAGTTTCACCACCACTTCTGCCAATGAACATGACCTAAACCAAATCACTGAGCTAATGCATGGCGATGAGACGTTTGTCTCTGCTGACTCGGGCTACCGTGGCGTGGAAAAACGTGAGGAAACCAAAGATAAGACGTTGGAGTGGTTGATTGCGGAGATGCCAAGCAAGGTTCGGGAATGGAAAAAGCATCCCCGTATTAATAAAATCCCCATCAATACTGAGTACATAAAAGCGAGCATCAGAGCAAAAGTAGAGCACCCGTTTCGGATACTGAAGTGCCAGTTTGGCTTCCGCAAAGTGGTCTATAAAGGTCTATCAAAAAATGACAATAAGCTCGCGGTGTTGTTTGCACTGGGAAATATACTGCGAGTGGATCAGATGATAAGGTCTGCACGGGGTTAA
- a CDS encoding NAD-dependent epimerase/dehydratase family protein — protein MKRVLLTGAAGTLGKAMRKALAGWANELVLSDIVPINTLNEGESFTACDLGDLSSVIDLVRGCDGIIHLGGQSVEGTFDSIVNGNLKGTYHIYEAARQLGVKRIFFASSNHVVGFHSRETRLDANSPMRPDSLYGVSKGFGELMAQYYFDKFGVESALVRIGSCLPKPIDRRMLSTWLSEGDLADLIKKVYTVNRLGCTVIYGASNNPWSWWDNRLSNFVGWQPKASSQSFEDEVLKQDAPLDGDNPALLFQGGFFATAGHFENK, from the coding sequence ATGAAAAGAGTGTTGTTAACAGGCGCTGCCGGTACATTAGGTAAGGCCATGCGCAAGGCTTTAGCGGGTTGGGCGAATGAGCTTGTGCTGTCAGACATCGTTCCCATTAACACTTTAAACGAAGGTGAGTCCTTTACGGCCTGCGATCTTGGTGATTTGTCGTCTGTGATCGATCTAGTGCGAGGCTGCGACGGGATCATTCACCTTGGTGGCCAGTCCGTTGAGGGCACGTTTGATAGTATTGTGAATGGCAATTTAAAAGGCACGTATCATATCTATGAAGCCGCTCGCCAGTTGGGAGTGAAGCGTATTTTTTTCGCAAGTTCCAATCATGTAGTGGGCTTTCATTCGCGTGAGACTCGCTTAGACGCGAACAGTCCGATGCGACCAGACAGTTTGTACGGTGTATCAAAAGGCTTTGGTGAGCTAATGGCGCAATATTACTTTGATAAATTTGGCGTCGAATCAGCGTTGGTACGTATTGGCAGCTGTTTGCCAAAACCCATCGATCGTCGCATGTTATCGACTTGGTTAAGCGAGGGCGACCTGGCGGATCTGATTAAAAAAGTCTACACCGTTAATCGTTTGGGCTGCACCGTGATTTACGGTGCGTCGAATAATCCTTGGTCTTGGTGGGACAACCGCCTTTCCAACTTTGTCGGCTGGCAACCCAAAGCATCATCACAGTCATTCGAAGACGAAGTGCTAAAACAGGACGCGCCCTTGGACGGTGACAATCCAGCGCTTTTATTTCAAGGTGGTTTTTTTGCCACAGCAGGGCACTTTGAAAACAAGTAA